A genome region from Magnetococcales bacterium includes the following:
- the hfq gene encoding RNA chaperone Hfq, which produces MGSHAGHNVQDPFLNTLRREKVPVTVFLVNGIKLQGVITSFDNYCLMLKNSVTQLVFKHAISTVMPSRNIQVVGEASHDEET; this is translated from the coding sequence ATGGGAAGTCATGCCGGGCATAATGTGCAGGATCCATTCTTGAATACCCTGCGCCGTGAGAAGGTACCGGTTACGGTGTTCCTGGTCAACGGCATCAAGCTCCAGGGGGTGATCACCTCGTTCGACAATTATTGCCTGATGCTCAAAAACAGCGTGACCCAGTTGGTATTCAAACATGCCATATCCACTGTGATGCCGTCACGAAATATCCAGGTCGTCGGCGAAGCCAGTCATGATGAAGAAACTTGA